DNA from Stegostoma tigrinum isolate sSteTig4 chromosome 8, sSteTig4.hap1, whole genome shotgun sequence:
CAACTTACTGGCTCATAAATGTAAGCATCTTTGCTATCTCATTGCACAAGGCCCCTTTAGGAGGTTGACTATCCCTTTCTTGGCAAAATGCAACAAACAGCTTTGcatgtctttttaaaagtatCAAATGAAAGGTGCCCATTAAAAATCAACGATCAGTAAAAGTATTTCAGTAACGTTTTGATTATATTGTGATCCTGAAAACATTGTTATATACGGGCACAGTATGACTTGATTTGAATTAGCTTATTTATCAAAATTCATCAAATTTGCATATCTACTTAAAGATAACAATTGATTTTATGGTTGGCTGAGAACTGAAAATTGCAACGAGTTCAGAGAAAATTCAAAAGCAGTTGTTTATGAATGATCTCTCAGCACTGCCTTTTACACATGGTCTCCCTAAGAATACAATTTAGTCCTTCATAAAGATCAATTGAAGTGCTAACAATTTAAAGAACATGTTGTTAAcatcaaaatatttaatattgtGAATAATAACACTGTACTGCATCCTGCAGTATTGCATGTGTCAAAATTGCAGCTAACTGTAGAAGTTGGAAAGGAAGTATTAGCCTATAGAAGTGACTCTCTTCTTGAGTTTGCTGCCTGAAAACTGGTCTTTTGCAAATTATATGCTAAGCCACAGCAAATTGCTGGGATTTATATCATGGACAGACCAAGGAGCCAAGCCATAAGTAGATCAAACCCTATGTTGTTGCCATTAATATTATCCACGTACCAGCCATTTACCCAACCAAGCTAACTGGCACCCAGTACAGACTTGATACTGCAGAAATCAAATATTTTGCGAATATATAAATTGTTAATAGATGAGAATTAGAAATTCATCAGCTCAGTGCAGTCTGATGTAATATTATGAAAATGGAATGAATTTGTATCAGTCTACAATATCTTATTTTCTGTTATTTTCCCTAGATGGCCTGATTGCTTTCAAATCCTTCCTCAAATCAGAGTACAATGATGAGAACATCGAGTTCTGGCTGGCCTGTGAGGAATACAAGAAAATTAAGTCACCTGCAAAACAGGCCTCCAAAGCAAAGAAGATCTTCACAAATTTTGTGGAACCAATGTCTCCGAAAGAGGTAATTTTTGAGATTCTTCCCTTTATCTTTTAAATAGCTTTAATCCATTGTACCCCATTTGGACATAGATGCCTAAGTAATCAATCAGGACATTGGAATGTATAGTAGTCCTGTCTCCATATGTCACAGATACAACTCTGCTCCATGATCCGTTAACTTGAAATGCCCAAAGGCAATGGTGTCCATGATCACAGCATCCCTTAGGAACAGGCAGTGAATAATTACTGCAGAATAGCTCAATGTTAATTGTTGTGTAGCAATCACTAATGAataatttctttcttttaaaaaaaagatcaatttaGATTACTACACCAAAGAGGCAATCACTCAAAATCTTCAACATCCAACCTACACTTGCTTTGAGGCTGCGCAGAAGAAAATCTACAGTCTGATGGAAAATAATGGCTACAACCGATTCCTTCAGTCAGATATCTACCAAAACATACTCAATAATAGCCATGATCATCACCAAACATGAATGCTGTTACTCTTCCACAGATCAGATGATGGTTTCTTCTTGAGCTGTTTTCTGCTGTGACCAAAGTATTCGGTGTGAAATCAAATGACACCAAGATGCTTGATGCCTATAAATGATGGGACATggaaaaagagaccaaaacttgGATGTAGAAAGTATGGCAGAGAGAATCAAAGAAGTCTTCTCAAAAGCCGAAGAGAGGAGAGTAACAAGGTGTGCCATGTGGGCAGAAGGCTCAGTTCCCTTCTGGGGCCTGAGCTTCAGGGCTTGGCGTGGTGCTGCAGAGGGCAGCGAAGCAGAACCCAATATTTCCTCAGTAGGAAAAGGAACAAAGTAAGGTGGAGAGTCTCCTTGCTAACAGAAGTTTTGTAGTCCAGAAAGATCTTTAAGAAGCAGGTCTGAAAGGAAGGGGAAACAGATAATTTAAGGAAGCAAGGGAACATATGCAGTATCAGAATGGTACCTGCATTCAAAATTGTACTAACACACTGAGAATGCCATTCCTCCATCACTGTATATCACAGTACTGACACAGTTGAATATCTCCATGTTAGTCTGGCAACAGAGACTGTAAAAAGTACATCAGTTGAAAGAGCTAATTGTTTTGAGCTTGTGTTACATTGATCCTTTACCATACAACATTACCATTTCAGTTTGGTGTTCAGTTTTTTACGTAACTATAAAGATTGATTGGCTTAAACCTAATACATGTTTTTATACCATCAAACGTGATATAAGCCAAACAATCCTGGAGTCTGTAGAAAATTTTTGACCACTGTTACAGTTCGGATTGGAAGTGAAAACTTGGTGTGATGAGCCACAAAATCCAATGTATAATCTGTGTCTGTCTTTATACAAGATAACACATCCTGTATGATGATAAAGCAACCTTCTGGATACTGAACTAGACAATGCTACTTCTGAGGGGCATAAATTATTCAGTGATTTATAATCCAAAAGCAGCAGTTGTCAGAATCATGCAGTAGCTTGCATTGTGAACATTGTTTAATCGACTTGTATGTAAAGATTCTATTGTGTATTCTGAGCCAAAATAACAAATAAAGTTGTATGAATAATCAACAATGCACTAATTTTCTTGTCTTTTTATGCATGGCATAGACACTATGTAGCCTTCGAGTTCTGTGTGAATCTTACTATCTAATAACTCATTGCAAGATAAGCAAAATTAgatatgtggaaaaatgtgatcCCACTTCATTAATGCAGATTATCTGGCCGAAGGACATTGCTGTATGTTGGGCCTTGCTTTGTTTGAATTGACATCtgtatttcccacattataacagTGAGTACACTTCAGATATTCTTCATTAGTCATAAAATGCTTTTGGGTTGTGAAAGATGTTATATGAATTCCTTgttgtttggaagaatgagggcagCCTAAATTTAATGGTTTCATGTTAAAGACAGATAATcctagaggaactcagcaggaACTGAAGAGGCCAAACAAAACaactgtcttcacagatgctgccatccTACTGAGGTttttacagcattttttttttatttagatcCCCAGCATTTGCTGTGCTTCATTTTTACTTGAGTGTGTAATGCTGAGGAGTAAAGGTACAAACAGTCTTGGGCGTGTGCATACACGAATCTTTGAAATTGGCAGGACAAGTTCAGGTGGCTGTTTGAAAAGACTCAGGATCCATGACTCATAAATAGAGGTGTAGATTGCCAAAACAAGATAGGTTTAAACATTGGCccattgcgtgcagttctgggcaccacactttaggaaatcTGTCAAGGATTCCACAAGGATGAAAGACTTGAGTTATCAGGCTACAGAAACTGGGATTTTTCACAGCAGAAAAGATTTCAGTGAGGCGACACAGGGATGTTCTCAT
Protein-coding regions in this window:
- the LOC125456338 gene encoding regulator of G-protein signaling 13-like, whose product is MQSGLILLVHQEHSLNKKEYQHCQEQSEMPANMKEHSFIKGLKNRCLHLLHQHKATTNSSQVTIKSESPKLTLNPSREEVLKWADSLDNLLAHKYGLIAFKSFLKSEYNDENIEFWLACEEYKKIKSPAKQASKAKKIFTNFVEPMSPKEINLDYYTKEAITQNLQHPTYTCFEAAQKKIYSLMENNGYNRFLQSDIYQNILNNSHDHHQT